GAGGAGACATAACGTCCTTATTACATTACATTGCCCTCCTAAATTTAATGATGACGTCTGGTTCCTGTATGCCGAAGAGACAAGCGATTCGGGTCGAGGGACCCGAAACACATGGCGAACACATGTGAAAATGCACAGCTGAAGGAGCACAGACACAATCAAGGCCCTCGGCGTCTGACATGGGAACCGTTAAAGAGGGGAGTGTGTGAACACACACGGGTCAGAATCAACTCACACGGAACACACATCTCCACCCCAAAACGATACCTGCGTTATTACCTGATTGTTATCTGATCTCATAATTACTGGATGGTTATTCCTAACATAATGCAGATATTAATTTGGAAACTCAATTTTGATTCTGCATTTTATTGGGCTTGATTCCATTAACACTATGGACTTGGTTTTTGTGGAATGGGTAGGAAGAGATCGTAGACGAAGAAAATTAAACTAGTCGCGCTTTAATGTAAGCAGATgcctggcaaaaaaaaaatcatcttacGTTTTGTGGTACAGCTAGGTCTAAGAAAAAGGAGAAAGAGCCCATATGCTCTCTGCGAGAAGTAAGATTCAGACCTGCCAGAATCaactcttttcttttttttcgttttttttttttgttaacaaaaaaaaacgtccTGAAACTCTGCGGGTCCCCAGTCTAGCGTCGTAGCGCCCACAGAGACAACGAGGAGTAGCAGAGAAAGGGTGAGAATGGAGATagggagagagtgagacagTTTAACACGACAAAATTGTCCAAAATAGGGAAGGGGGCACAGCACACATTTTTAAGGAGCCTCACTTTtgatttcgtttttttttttttttttatcgaagAAGCGGAATACAGAGCCCAGCACAGAAAAGAGAGAGATAAAGAAAGCGAGGGGAGGGACCCAGTCACTATAGATTGAAAGAGATAGAGAGTCTTGGGTAGCCTAATCTATCACCCATCCTCCCCTCTATGTTTGTCTTTCTTGTGTGATACAACTAATTTCACTGCAATTACCTAATTCCAGTTACCAGAATGCGTATCCTTGTGCATCTGTGGatgcttttcttgtttatttaattattatccGCAGTTTATTTTCTCCACAgatcttttctctctctccgtctTTCTGCTCTCCTGCGGGGCGGGTAGTCTGAGAGGGAGAGACGGTAAACCAAGCCAGGGTGGCTCAATCCAGGCAGAGTCCCCCGGTTTGTCCACTTCTCGACGATTCTCAAAACGTAAGTCTGTATTTTCTTTTCTGAATTTCGTCTCTCATGAATTCCACAAACTTCTCTCGCTTCCCaacttttctgcttttttgccGTCTGTCTGAAAGAACTACTATTTGTTCTCAAAATGTCAGCTTACAAACCAGGTTTATCCTCTCCCCACGGTCGATCTATAGGCTACTTACCTTTCCTGACAGGCTTTTTATGAATGTCCTTGGAGACAAATTAACCACAAGAATATTACTTCATTATCGATTTACTATGATTAATTACCGCATTTTGACTGTCCGGGTGCGATAGCCTCACTCACCAATAATGAGATATTTGTGAAGTGCGTCACCGATAATCTGAAAATTTATCATAATATTTTCTAGTGGGGGCAAAGCGTTATGTATAGGTTACCTGTAGAATGTTTTTGCAATGTGACTATATTGCTTTTATCTAAAAACTTGAGAAATACCCATCTTAAGCCGCAACCGTGAGTCAGCGAGGTAGGATGCGAGACACTGTAGGGTTAAAGGGAACACAAATAAGTCTTTTGGAAACGCATGGCTTTGCAGTGTGCTCCACTTTATTGGAGTCAGGTGGTATCGTGCAAACTTTTTCGGCTCTGTCAGCGCGTGCAAGTCGGGCCAACAATACTGTTTCCCTCAGAAAGACGGCCTTgatctttattttgtgtaatGGACGCTTGGATAATTAAGTAGAAAATACGATACACTACGTAGGTGACAACATCAAAAGTAAAAGATGGTACGAGACAAAAAactggggggggtggcagcGCTTAAGACAAAGCTTGCATCCCCGCCCACTTTCATCATTGTGCTTCATTGCTATATTAAGCTTTCATCGATAATGTAAACGGCATTTACCGTGTTATGCACAGACTGCAAAAGAAATAGCATGTCTAGACTGGTTTGGACTACCCGAAACATCACAATGAGAGCTACAGATGCCCAGAGTACTGTGGAACTAGTTGTCCTAATTATGCGTTAATTTGACCGCGCTCCATTTTTAACAACTCTGGGcacaaagaagaagaagaaaaaacaaccTTAGTTCTTTTAGAGACATCTGATGTCAATTAAAGATAGAGCAGCTTTTGCGCACTTCTAGATGGCATCGACGTAACGCCACCACCCACAGTTACGAGCGTCTCTAAGGATGACGGTGTGGCTCCGCCCCTCCAGGTGCAGTCATGTGGCAGTGCGCTGTGATTGGCTCAGCGCTGCTGGCCTTGTGCTCTGCGGCCCCGCCCCCGCACATCAACCGCCTGGCGCTGTTCCCCGACAAGAGTGCTTGGTGTGAGGCCAAGAATATCACGCAGATCGTGGGGCACACGGGCTGCCAGCCCCAGTCTATTCAAAACAGGTTCGCGCACCGATGGCCTTGGTTCCGGGCACACCCTCCTGGTTTTCCTTTGAGTTGGGCTCAACTTAGTCACTCAACTTTCATTCAGTTCCAACCCACGTCTTGATGTTTTTGTGGTCATGGTGTAATACTTTTGAAGAATACACCTGCCAACcaactaataatactcacaatATTTCTTACATGTCTTTTAGCTTTATAGCATATTCACTTTTCTTTCATTATTTCACTGTTCACCCATATGGGACCTTGAACTGTAGTCTCACtatcctcccccccctccctactCACCCCTCTCACCAGGGCATGCCTGGGTCAGTGCTTCAGCTACAGTGTGCCCAACACGTTCCCACAGTCCACGGAGTCTCTGGTGCACTGTGACTCCTGCATGCCGGCACAGACACAGTGGGAGGTGGTGAGTGTGTCCAGTGTGTCTCGTGTCATACCTGTGTTCACAGCCTCCTAACCTTGTGACTGACATGGTGGCTCATCGCACAGCACTGTGGCCTGTGAGTCTCATTCCTGCTGCAggctctctgtgtgtggagtttgcaatCCAAAATCAAGCATTTAATTTACTGTGGTGTCTGTAAATTGCCTGGTACCCTGTGCTCCCTGACACTGGGGGCTGGGCTCCCCTTGACTCTGTCCGGGGGGGCATATCGATGTCTTACTTATCTGCCACTAGACTTAACCATGAACAGATGTGATTCTTAAACACATTCtgtctagtttttttttttttcttaaactaATATGAAAATGGTGACTCGAGCCAACCTGAAAAATCGGAGCGTGAACCATGATGATTAAGTTAGACGGTACGGAGTGGCCGAAGTTTACTGGTGTTTTTTGGCGATTGGCATCCATGTGGAGCAGGCAATCGCCAGTCACGCTTAGCATTCAGCTGTTATGATAAGTGACTTTTGGGTTCTGAATGATTACAGATGTCCCATGCTGACTGACTCTCATGCTGACTGACGCTAATGGCTTTTTTCGCCGTGTACTGGCGACTTGGGACAGACCTCAGAACGCTGTTGTAGCTCTGCAGTGAGAGCTGCTTGCTACACAATGTGTAACCTCTGTGTGTCTCAGTGGTGCCTCTGCTGTAACTTGCGTGCTGTTATTAAGTTGTGCTTTATGGAACAGTATACATCCCCTCTGTATCATGACAAAGGGTAATATGCAACAGTAAAGTCTCCTCTGTTGATGATGTCAGAGAGGGTTGGATCGATCCAGGAGTATTAATACCGTAAAGCCTCCTGATGTCTAAGACAGCTGAATTACAGTAAAGCTTGCAGATGCTATTCATTAATATTTGGACAAAACTTACCCCCTACCTTCCAAGCGTCTTCCAACCAGTTATCCTGGACAGgctcctggggggaggggggcgtggaATCTAGGGGTATACACTGCACAGCACTGCAGTCCTGCACTGTCAGAGAAAAGGACAGAACtctggtacagttttgtttcCCAAGGTGCAAACCCGAAATGGTACAAATATGTTCCTCaaagtccatttctgtaccttaaaaggcaCATTTATGTACATCTAGGGTAtaactggcagacccttgagggttcagccccagtgacaagtaattgtactgTCAAAGGTACAAATTAGCACTTTTTTCTGATAGTGGGTCCATCACTGGATTCTTATACTGTAGACACCCACTGTAGATGCCTTTGAACTGCTGGGGGACACTGGAATAGCCTCGTATGACACAGGGGATCTTGCATCATGTCCATCATACCCAGCCCACCCAAGAACCCAATCACTGATCGCCATGCAGATTGACAAAGGTCCTTTGCTTGAAGGTCACTCTGGAGTGTCCCGGGAACGAGGAGGTGCCCCGCGTGGACAAGCTGGTGGAGCGCATCCTGCACTGCAGCTGCCAGTCCTGCAGCAAGGAGGCCGGCCAAGAGGGGGCGCTATTGCAGCTTGACCCATCAGAGGTGGTCCCAGAAGCCCCGCCCTCCCCGCCAATCGATGACGAAGTCGCCCATCCTCACGCCCTGGCCGACTCCCACGCCAGAGCGCAACCCCAGCATTCCCACACGCACACGGACGCTGGGCAGCACATGCACACCCCCGCGGGTGGGTAGTTAGTGGGGGTGAGGGGAGATGGGTGGGGCATCCGCCATAGaccctcctctgtgtctcctccacCGGTCCACCCTCCACCTGTGTTTTATCACGCCCCTTCCTTTCCCCATCCGCTCTCCTTCTGATATCCCAAGACAACTAGAGCACTTTCGGAGCCTCAGTCTACACACGCCCGATAGACGGACtgacacgcacacgcacagacacgcgaTCACGCACATGCATACGCCTTCACGTGTCGGCAGGAAACTGAACACGTCAGCACACACAACTTACACAAATATTAAGGTATGAAAAGTTCATTTTCACTCGATGTAGGGAAAAACGCTCTACTAGCTACGCCCTACAGACACTTCTGTCCCTATAGGCCCAACACACATG
This genomic interval from Paramormyrops kingsleyae isolate MSU_618 chromosome 8, PKINGS_0.4, whole genome shotgun sequence contains the following:
- the nbl1 gene encoding neuroblastoma suppressor of tumorigenicity 1 isoform X1 — encoded protein: MVKRGITCTRLLVSESMHACMHASACPRSCPHAAGATLVVKELASKVDPTGIISHPHAPRGPEFCSGSEHVCWCTVKPHPPPYTHAHTHTLTPTGLQNVWNASERQTHAGVQLSLITDLFSLSVFLLSCGAGSLRGRDGKPSQGGSIQAESPGLSTSRRFSKRAVMWQCAVIGSALLALCSAAPPPHINRLALFPDKSAWCEAKNITQIVGHTGCQPQSIQNRACLGQCFSYSVPNTFPQSTESLVHCDSCMPAQTQWEVVTLECPGNEEVPRVDKLVERILHCSCQSCSKEAGQEGALLQLDPSEVVPEAPPSPPIDDEVAHPHALADSHARAQPQHSHTHTDAGQHMHTPAGG
- the nbl1 gene encoding neuroblastoma suppressor of tumorigenicity 1 isoform X2, yielding MWQCAVIGSALLALCSAAPPPHINRLALFPDKSAWCEAKNITQIVGHTGCQPQSIQNRACLGQCFSYSVPNTFPQSTESLVHCDSCMPAQTQWEVVTLECPGNEEVPRVDKLVERILHCSCQSCSKEAGQEGALLQLDPSEVVPEAPPSPPIDDEVAHPHALADSHARAQPQHSHTHTDAGQHMHTPAGG